AATTAGAGAATTTTTCTATTCTCGGTGGCCGATTGGCCGGCCTGGGGTGGTCCCGTTGATTCTCTTTGGGTGGTGGGTTATGACGGGGAGCCGAATTACCGTGTTGGGTGGCGGCGTGCTGCCGTTTGTTGGCAGCGACGACCTGGCTGACTTCCTCGTCGTTGATGTAGTCCTTGGCGACGTTCTGGATTCGTGCATGGTCCATACTGGTTTAGTAGTGAGGTGCTTGCGAAAATCTTCATTCATGAGCCCGTTAGTTAGGCAAAGGCTTGCAACGGAGTCCGTGAGTCCGTCGACCGTTAGGCATTCATCGTTGAAGCGGTCGAGGTATTTCCTTGTGGATTCTTTTTGCTTCTGTGTGACCCCTAACAAGCTAATGGGGTGTTTGGCTTTGGTGATTCTGGTTGTGAATTGGGCCATGAATTTTCGTGCTATGTCGTGGAAGCTGGCTATGGATCCGTTCGGGAGGGCGTTGAACCATTTGATCGCCGGTCCGGCAAGGGTTACCGGGAAGGCTCTGCATCGGACTGCGTCGGCCGCTCCTTCTAAGTTCATTCTGGCCTCGAAGGCCGTTAGATGTTCTTGGGGGTCCTTAGTTCCATCATACTTCATGTCGGTGGGTTTGTCGAAACCTTTGGGGAGTTTCGCTCTTAAGATTCTTTCTGTGAAGGGCGTGGCTCCCATTATGGTGTGGTCGTTTCTCGTGCGTTTGGTGTTTCGGCGTCTCGGGTCTTCGTCCGAATCGTGTTGACGACTTAGATCGTGGGACGCGCTGCGGTGGTGTTTCTTGTTGTATCGCCGTTCTGGCGATTTCTCGTGTCGATGGTTACGTGAGGTGCTGCGACCATCTCTCCTATCGTGTTGTCGGGTTGGCGACCTTCCGCGGTGGGATCGTGGCCTGGAAGTTGCCTGGCTTCCGTGTTCGTTGGCGCGTTTTCCTCTGTCGGTCAGTTTGCCTTCAAGTTCTTGGACCCGGAGGCAGAGATCCTGGATGATCTGTGCCGCTTTGTCCCTGGCTTTCTCGGGATGTTGCGGGTCTGTGACTACGTGTTCGTTCGTGCGGTGGATGGTACTTGCTATTCTTGCTTGGTCCGTGACCTCCTGGTGTTCTGAGGCCAGACGACGTGGTTGGGAGTCATCCTGGCTTGAAGGGTTTTCCTCCAGGATGCCCTCCATCCGGTTCGACTGTCGCaagtccccacagacggcgccaatgtacaGAATGACTCTGGTACGGTTTAGGAGGAGGATCGGGAACCTGCGGGTCGAGGCGGATGTCGGACTGCCCAGGCGGAGCGGAGGGGAGGTacttgcaaagacactccgacgctcaagtcagaatggatctGAGAGGTAGAAAGTGTGAGGGATGAATGAATACCTGGAGGGACTTGGGTCCCCTTATTTATATGAGATGGGATcgtcttatctta
The genomic region above belongs to Arachis duranensis cultivar V14167 chromosome 3, aradu.V14167.gnm2.J7QH, whole genome shotgun sequence and contains:
- the LOC107478207 gene encoding uncharacterized protein LOC107478207, with protein sequence MEGILEENPSSQDDSQPRRLASEHQEVTDQARIASTIHRTNEHVVTDPQHPEKARDKAAQIIQDLCLRVQELEGKLTDRGKRANEHGSQATSRPRSHRGRSPTRQHDRRDGRSTSRNHRHEKSPERRYNKKHHRSASHDLSRQHDSDEDPRRRNTKRTRNDHTIMGATPFTERILRAKLPKGFDKPTDMKYDGTKDPQEHLTAFEARMNLEGAADAVRCRAFPVTLAGPAIKWFNALPNGSIASFHDIARKFMAQFTTRITKAKHPISLLGVTQKQKESTRKYLDRFNDECLTVDGLTDSNVAKDYINDEEVSQVVAANKRQHAATQHGNSAPRHNPPPKENQRDHPRPANRPPRIEKFSNYTPLTAPITEIYHQIADRGVIPRARPLKERTGGNKTLYCDYHRGYGRKTQDCFDLKDALEQAIRDGKLPEFAKIIREPRRADRDKSPEREGRNPRTQKLPLRESPEEDPTIIVNVITGKDVSSKSKLTMKKDLKVMAVRNQAPIAAADNTITFLPEDCQHGTSAEDAPFVISARIGTGLVRRILVDTGADSNILFRGAFDKLGLRNDNLQTHRHGVTGLGDNFLKPDGSITLPITIGTSNQRKTILSEFVVLKDSTAYNVILGRKTINDFSVVIFTKYLLMKFRTDDGSVGTIHRDREVAAECDNTSLALRKKSRDAAGIFLADLDVA